A single Curtobacterium sp. MCSS17_015 DNA region contains:
- the pstB gene encoding phosphate ABC transporter ATP-binding protein PstB: MSKRIEVDGLNVYYSKFKAVEGVDMTIEPRTVTAFIGPSGCGKSTFLRTLNRMHEVIPGAYVEGSVKVDGDDLYAPGVDPVIVRRQVGMVFQRPNPFPTMSIKDNVLAGVKLNNKRISRSEADDIVERSLQGANLWNEVKDRLEKPGMGLSGGQQQRLCIARAIAVQPDVLLMDEPCSALDPISTLAIEDLIEELKKEFTIVIVTHNMQQASRVSDKTAFFNIAGTGQPGHLIEFDDTATIFSNPSVKSTEDYVSGRFG, from the coding sequence GTGTCCAAGCGCATCGAGGTCGACGGCCTCAACGTCTACTACTCGAAGTTCAAGGCCGTCGAGGGCGTCGACATGACGATCGAGCCCCGCACCGTCACCGCCTTCATCGGCCCGTCCGGCTGCGGCAAGTCGACCTTCCTCCGCACCCTCAACCGCATGCACGAGGTCATCCCCGGTGCGTACGTCGAGGGCTCGGTCAAGGTCGATGGTGACGACCTGTACGCCCCCGGCGTCGACCCGGTCATCGTCCGCCGCCAGGTCGGCATGGTCTTCCAGCGCCCGAACCCGTTCCCGACGATGTCGATCAAGGACAACGTGCTGGCCGGGGTCAAGCTCAACAACAAGCGCATCTCGCGGTCCGAGGCCGACGACATCGTCGAGCGCTCGCTGCAGGGTGCGAACCTGTGGAACGAGGTCAAGGACCGCCTCGAGAAGCCCGGCATGGGCCTGTCCGGTGGTCAGCAGCAGCGCCTCTGCATCGCCCGGGCGATCGCGGTGCAGCCGGACGTGCTGCTCATGGACGAGCCGTGCTCCGCGCTCGACCCGATCTCGACCCTCGCCATCGAGGACCTCATCGAGGAGCTGAAGAAGGAGTTCACGATCGTCATCGTGACCCACAACATGCAGCAGGCCTCGCGCGTCAGCGACAAGACCGCGTTCTTCAACATCGCGGGCACCGGTCAGCCGGGCCACCTCATCGAGTTCGACGACACCGCGACGATCTTCTCGAACCCGTCGGTGAAGTCGACCGAGGACTACGTCTCGGGTCGCTTCGGGTGA
- the pstA gene encoding phosphate ABC transporter permease PstA, which yields MSLALRQPAGNVFANGKLHKSVPWLLLVGSWVALGLVFALLAASGATQDFNIVAAVFLGTVLFDVLIVVLSRIVEGGRKAVDRLITSLVVTAFVIAVLPLVSLLYTVLAKGLARFDAEYFSYSMRGVISEGGGAVHALIGTLEITLFAALISVPIGLLTSIYLVEYGKGVLARGITFFVDVMTGIPSIVAGLFAYSLFALILGPGARFGLVGSIALAVLMIPIVVRSTEEVLKIVPMELREASYALGVPKWLTIVKVVLPTSLAGITTGVMLSIARVIGETAPLLVTAGFTSSMNYDLFGDPMMTLPVFAYTQYSQQGANPVPFVDRAWTAALLLILIVMLLNLLARFITRLFAPKLPR from the coding sequence ATGTCCCTCGCACTCCGTCAGCCCGCCGGCAACGTCTTCGCCAACGGGAAGCTCCACAAGTCCGTCCCGTGGCTGCTCCTCGTCGGCAGTTGGGTCGCCCTCGGCCTGGTGTTCGCCTTGCTCGCCGCCAGCGGCGCCACGCAGGACTTCAACATCGTGGCCGCGGTCTTCCTCGGCACGGTCCTGTTCGACGTCCTCATCGTCGTCCTCTCCCGGATCGTCGAGGGTGGACGAAAGGCCGTGGACCGACTCATCACCTCGCTCGTCGTCACCGCCTTCGTGATCGCCGTGCTGCCGCTGGTCTCCCTGCTCTACACGGTGCTCGCCAAGGGGCTGGCCCGCTTCGACGCCGAGTACTTCTCGTACTCGATGCGCGGCGTGATCTCCGAGGGTGGCGGCGCGGTCCACGCCCTCATCGGCACCCTCGAGATCACGCTCTTCGCGGCGCTCATCAGCGTCCCGATCGGCCTGCTCACCTCGATCTACCTCGTCGAGTACGGCAAGGGCGTCCTCGCCCGGGGCATCACGTTCTTCGTGGACGTCATGACCGGCATCCCCTCGATCGTCGCCGGTCTGTTCGCCTACTCGCTCTTCGCGCTGATCCTCGGCCCGGGCGCCCGCTTCGGCCTGGTCGGTTCCATCGCCCTCGCCGTGCTGATGATCCCGATCGTCGTGCGGTCCACCGAGGAGGTCCTGAAGATCGTCCCGATGGAACTCCGCGAGGCGTCCTACGCACTCGGCGTCCCGAAGTGGCTGACGATCGTGAAGGTCGTCCTCCCCACCAGCCTCGCCGGCATCACGACGGGCGTCATGCTCTCGATCGCCCGCGTCATCGGTGAGACCGCCCCGCTGCTCGTCACGGCCGGCTTCACGTCGAGCATGAACTACGACCTGTTCGGGGACCCGATGATGACGCTGCCGGTGTTCGCCTACACCCAGTACTCGCAGCAGGGCGCCAACCCGGTGCCGTTCGTCGACCGCGCCTGGACGGCAGCGCTGCTCCTCATCCTCATCGTGATGCTGCTCAACCTGCTGGCCCGCTTCATCACCCGCCTCTTCGCCCCGAAGCTCCCGCGCTAG
- the sigK gene encoding ECF RNA polymerase sigma factor SigK has product MDGWTPAAPEPVSADDLLSRVATGDQAAFSDLYDELSGRVLGLVTRLLKDRAQSEEVTQEVFLEVWQQATRFDQARGSAASWVLTMAHRRAVDRVRASQSSRDRDTKIGIRDFETDFDSVSESVEIRLEHERVSRALSRLTEFQRQAVQLAYYGGFSHSEMAEKLGVPIGTVKTRLRDGMIRLRDEMGVTS; this is encoded by the coding sequence ATGGACGGTTGGACTCCCGCGGCGCCGGAACCGGTGTCGGCGGACGACCTGCTCAGTCGGGTCGCGACCGGCGACCAGGCTGCGTTCTCCGACCTGTACGACGAGCTGTCGGGGCGGGTCCTCGGACTCGTGACACGGCTCCTCAAGGACCGTGCGCAATCGGAAGAGGTCACGCAGGAGGTCTTCCTCGAGGTCTGGCAGCAGGCGACGCGCTTCGACCAGGCCCGCGGCAGCGCCGCGAGCTGGGTGCTCACCATGGCGCACCGGCGAGCGGTCGACCGGGTGCGGGCATCGCAGTCCTCCCGCGATCGCGACACCAAGATCGGCATCCGCGACTTCGAGACGGACTTCGACTCCGTCTCCGAGTCGGTCGAGATCCGACTCGAGCACGAGCGCGTCAGCCGGGCGCTGTCCCGACTCACCGAGTTCCAGCGCCAAGCCGTGCAGCTCGCCTACTACGGCGGGTTCTCGCACAGCGAGATGGCTGAGAAGCTCGGGGTGCCGATCGGCACCGTCAAGACCCGTCTCCGCGACGGGATGATCCGACTCCGTGACGAGATGGGGGTGACATCATGA
- a CDS encoding anti-sigma factor yields the protein MTSKHDDPELMTGSHALDALDDDERAAVERALQGSSELRVEADSLRETALALAYAVPPVEPSASLKSALMAKIATTPQLPALDGTEQASPEPVQEARPAPVTDVASDSGRAASTARARWFQRPAAMLSVAAAGAVVFLGVGLGVGTALDDGSNTPATAQAATGLDQIYASPDFQRSTAKVKGGGTATVVWSGQLGRSAVILDGVEAAPQDKTYELWYISPEESGGTITAAGLMNDVDGGVRSAVLHGTMGAGDVIGITVEPAGGSDQPTSEPVVAVPTSEA from the coding sequence ATGACCAGCAAGCACGACGACCCCGAGCTGATGACCGGCTCGCACGCGCTCGACGCCCTCGACGACGACGAACGTGCCGCGGTCGAGCGGGCACTGCAGGGCTCCTCCGAGCTCCGCGTCGAGGCCGACTCGCTGCGTGAGACCGCTCTGGCCCTCGCGTACGCGGTGCCGCCGGTCGAGCCGTCCGCTTCGCTCAAGAGCGCGCTCATGGCGAAGATCGCCACGACCCCGCAGCTGCCCGCCCTCGACGGCACGGAGCAGGCGAGTCCGGAACCCGTCCAGGAGGCCCGGCCCGCGCCCGTCACGGACGTCGCCTCCGACTCTGGTCGCGCCGCGTCCACCGCCCGCGCCCGCTGGTTCCAGCGCCCCGCCGCGATGCTCAGCGTCGCTGCCGCCGGCGCGGTCGTCTTCCTCGGTGTCGGCCTGGGCGTCGGCACCGCCCTCGACGACGGCAGCAACACCCCGGCGACCGCGCAGGCCGCCACGGGGCTCGACCAGATCTACGCTTCGCCGGACTTCCAGCGCAGCACCGCGAAGGTCAAGGGCGGCGGTACGGCCACCGTCGTGTGGTCCGGTCAACTCGGTCGCTCCGCGGTGATCCTCGACGGCGTCGAGGCGGCGCCCCAGGACAAGACGTACGAGCTCTGGTACATCAGCCCCGAGGAGTCGGGCGGCACCATCACGGCCGCCGGGCTCATGAACGACGTCGACGGTGGGGTCCGCTCCGCGGTCCTGCACGGCACGATGGGCGCCGGGGACGTGATCGGCATCACGGTCGAGCCGGCGGGTGGGTCGGACCAGCCGACGTCCGAGCCCGTCGTGGCCGTCCCCACCTCCGAAGCCTGA
- a CDS encoding DNA-directed RNA polymerase subunit beta has translation MPREHHRPVQFTDAEFAAIQGGEDPALVNRVAHDTANALLHRVREDPDPAVVERLVTYTDVHGIDAIAELWARVGAHTLPGALWRIYLVRTVIRQNPEEIAYLFERGTQLIGTIDQAVAGAEEPTGPAEILTLSDRILHGLYTGDFAVALERGAAFARLTAAGATSVADDADLTAAERASALTTRAYRLAELAEDLSAAAALWRRDSLD, from the coding sequence GTGCCTCGCGAACACCACCGTCCTGTCCAGTTCACCGATGCCGAGTTCGCCGCCATCCAGGGCGGTGAGGACCCGGCACTGGTGAACCGCGTCGCCCACGACACGGCGAACGCACTGCTGCACCGTGTGCGGGAGGACCCGGATCCGGCGGTTGTCGAGCGGTTGGTCACCTACACCGACGTGCACGGCATCGACGCGATCGCGGAGCTCTGGGCCCGCGTCGGAGCGCACACCCTGCCGGGAGCCCTGTGGCGCATCTACCTGGTGCGGACGGTCATCCGGCAGAACCCGGAGGAGATCGCGTACCTCTTCGAGCGGGGCACGCAGCTCATCGGCACGATCGACCAGGCCGTCGCGGGCGCGGAGGAACCGACGGGACCAGCCGAGATCCTCACCCTGTCCGACCGGATCCTGCACGGCCTCTACACGGGGGACTTCGCGGTGGCGCTGGAGCGCGGCGCAGCGTTCGCCCGGCTCACCGCGGCGGGGGCGACGTCGGTGGCGGACGACGCGGACCTGACGGCGGCGGAGCGGGCGTCGGCCCTGACGACCCGGGCGTACCGACTCGCCGAACTCGCCGAGGACCTGTCCGCCGCGGCGGCGCTCTGGCGGCGCGACAGCCTGGACTGA
- a CDS encoding TetR/AcrR family transcriptional regulator: MPSPTMDSAQHDDVATRLQIVDAMIRVLHELPLHEVTPARVADEATMSVESMTVSFPSWDGLLLASIDRWNDQRTTPLMPIAADFGTIRFLRAIVMKNIEDPSLMRFLTATLNIAAAPKHPLAPMLHSRWRRFHGFVQQSLVQDIAAGREPHTMEPARGAEQLLATYEGLQLQSMVRPEMDLLESFDRAVTRLREGWSRAYVPPVWDLTRAS, encoded by the coding sequence ATGCCCAGCCCCACCATGGACTCCGCACAGCACGACGACGTCGCCACCCGCCTGCAGATCGTCGATGCGATGATCCGCGTGCTCCACGAACTGCCCCTGCACGAGGTCACACCCGCCCGCGTCGCCGACGAGGCGACCATGAGCGTCGAGTCGATGACGGTCTCGTTCCCGAGCTGGGACGGCCTCCTCCTCGCGAGCATCGACCGATGGAACGACCAGCGCACGACGCCCCTCATGCCGATCGCCGCGGACTTCGGCACCATCCGGTTCCTCCGCGCCATCGTCATGAAGAACATCGAGGACCCGTCGCTCATGCGGTTCCTCACCGCGACGCTGAACATCGCCGCAGCCCCGAAGCACCCGCTCGCACCGATGCTCCACAGCCGCTGGCGTCGTTTCCACGGCTTCGTGCAGCAGTCGCTCGTGCAGGACATCGCGGCTGGCCGTGAACCGCACACCATGGAGCCTGCCCGCGGCGCCGAGCAGTTGCTCGCCACGTACGAGGGCCTGCAGTTGCAGTCGATGGTCCGCCCGGAGATGGACCTGCTCGAGTCGTTCGACCGTGCCGTCACGCGCCTGCGCGAGGGCTGGTCCCGCGCCTACGTCCCCCCGGTGTGGGACCTCACCCGCGCGAGCTGA